The following are encoded together in the Aciduricibacillus chroicocephali genome:
- a CDS encoding amino acid ABC transporter ATP-binding protein: MISIRNLHKSFGDLEVLKGIDLEIERGKVIVMIGPSGSGKTTFLRCLNLLEIPSEGVIQIDNKMMDFSNKKLDKKSIIAFRSLTGMVFQNYNLFPHKTALENVMEGPVTVQKIPKQKAREKAEELLAKVGLADKVDFYPHQLSGGQQQRVGIARAMGIEPEVMLFDEPTSALDPELVGDVLKVMKNLANEGMTMVVVTHEMRFAQEVADEVLFFDQGTIVERGTPEAIFTNPREERTKRFLDRLS, from the coding sequence ATGATCAGTATACGGAATTTGCACAAATCCTTTGGGGACTTGGAAGTTCTCAAAGGAATAGATCTGGAAATCGAGCGAGGCAAAGTGATTGTTATGATTGGACCATCAGGATCTGGGAAAACGACTTTTCTTCGTTGTTTGAATCTCCTGGAGATACCTTCTGAAGGTGTCATTCAAATTGATAATAAAATGATGGATTTCTCCAATAAGAAGTTAGATAAAAAATCCATCATTGCCTTTCGAAGCCTTACAGGGATGGTTTTTCAAAATTATAATCTTTTCCCTCATAAAACAGCATTAGAAAATGTAATGGAAGGTCCAGTGACAGTACAGAAGATTCCTAAGCAAAAGGCCCGTGAGAAAGCTGAAGAATTACTGGCAAAAGTCGGGCTGGCTGATAAAGTCGACTTTTATCCACATCAGCTCTCCGGAGGACAGCAACAGCGAGTCGGTATTGCAAGGGCAATGGGGATTGAGCCTGAAGTGATGCTGTTTGACGAACCTACATCAGCTCTCGACCCTGAGCTGGTTGGTGATGTTCTTAAAGTCATGAAGAATCTCGCAAATGAGGGGATGACGATGGTTGTCGTCACTCATGAAATGCGCTTCGCTCAGGAAGTAGCCGATGAAGTTCTATTTTTTGATCAAGGAACTATTGTGGAACGAGGTACCCCTGAAGCAATTTTCACAAATCCAAGAGAAGAGCGGACAAAACGCTTCCTTGATAGACTTAGTTAA
- a CDS encoding ECF transporter S component produces MSSTTSAKPAIKTKTLVIYALFIALTLVATAFIQFRLPIMGNGGLIHLGNVPLFVAAFVYGRRAGMISGAFGMALFDLLSGWTAWAPFTFVIVGIMGYLAGLIADKMPGNRIFVYSFAVFAALFVKIVGYYFAEVILYGNWAVPLGSVPGNFLQVVVAGIVVVPLAERLRKSIGRI; encoded by the coding sequence ATGAGTTCTACTACATCCGCAAAACCAGCCATCAAGACGAAAACACTCGTCATTTATGCGCTGTTCATCGCTTTGACACTTGTCGCTACAGCATTTATTCAGTTCAGACTTCCAATTATGGGTAATGGTGGGTTGATTCACTTGGGCAACGTCCCTCTATTCGTTGCTGCATTCGTCTATGGAAGAAGAGCTGGCATGATTTCAGGAGCCTTCGGTATGGCACTGTTCGACCTTCTATCCGGATGGACAGCATGGGCACCATTTACGTTTGTCATCGTAGGAATCATGGGCTATCTTGCCGGACTGATTGCTGACAAAATGCCTGGCAACAGAATTTTTGTTTATTCTTTTGCAGTTTTCGCTGCACTATTTGTAAAAATTGTTGGATACTATTTCGCTGAAGTGATCCTATATGGCAACTGGGCTGTTCCACTCGGTTCTGTACCAGGCAACTTCCTTCAAGTTGTCGTAGCTGGAATCGTCGTTGTGCCATTAGCTGAACGCTTGAGAAAGAGTATCGGAAGAATCTAA
- a CDS encoding amino acid ABC transporter substrate-binding protein: MKKLLSILSLLIVSAIVLSACGNKDESKGNQSSKKEDELYNKVKKEGILKIGTEGTYAPFTFHDKSGNLTGFDVEIAEEVAKRLGVKPKFMETQWDGMFAGLDAKRFDMVANEVTIDKDREKKYDFSDPYIQSGRVLIVNKENKDIKKFEDLKGKKSAETLGSDHFKIAKSYGSDVQSVEGFAQAAELVNQKRVAAAVNDKISFLEYTKKHPNASLKVVAEADNPAKMGLQFRKGNDKLVEEVNKALKDMHKDGTYKKISNKWFGEDVSPK; this comes from the coding sequence ATGAAGAAATTACTATCGATTTTGTCTCTATTAATTGTTTCTGCAATCGTGCTTTCTGCATGCGGAAATAAAGATGAAAGTAAAGGAAACCAAAGCTCTAAAAAGGAAGATGAATTATATAACAAGGTGAAAAAAGAAGGTATCTTGAAAATTGGTACAGAAGGCACGTATGCACCGTTTACTTTTCATGACAAGTCTGGTAATTTGACTGGCTTCGATGTTGAAATTGCTGAAGAAGTGGCGAAACGCCTTGGGGTCAAGCCGAAATTCATGGAAACACAATGGGATGGAATGTTTGCTGGGCTTGATGCTAAGCGCTTCGATATGGTTGCTAATGAAGTAACAATTGATAAAGACCGTGAAAAGAAATACGATTTCTCTGATCCGTACATCCAATCCGGTAGAGTTCTGATCGTCAATAAAGAAAACAAGGATATTAAGAAATTTGAAGATCTTAAAGGCAAGAAATCTGCTGAAACACTTGGAAGTGACCATTTCAAGATTGCAAAATCTTATGGTTCAGACGTTCAGAGTGTAGAAGGATTTGCGCAGGCTGCTGAGCTTGTTAACCAGAAGCGCGTAGCTGCCGCAGTAAATGATAAAATTTCATTCTTGGAATATACAAAGAAGCACCCTAACGCATCTTTGAAAGTTGTTGCTGAAGCAGATAATCCTGCGAAAATGGGTTTGCAGTTCAGAAAAGGCAATGACAAACTAGTGGAAGAAGTAAATAAAGCGTTAAAAGATATGCACAAAGACGGCACTTATAAGAAAATCTCCAACAAGTGGTTTGGCGAAGATGTTTCTCCTAAATAG
- a CDS encoding ABC transporter permease subunit (The N-terminal region of this protein, as described by TIGR01726, is a three transmembrane segment that identifies a subfamily of ABC transporter permease subunits, which specificities that include histidine, arginine, glutamine, glutamate, L-cystine (sic), the opines (in Agrobacterium) octopine and nopaline, etc.): protein MFLLNSIIADPGRLDDLLSIAGSSLWPMMKGAITYTIPLSLISFVIGLVLAVFTALARLSSIKILNIIARIYVSVIRGTPLLVQLFIIFYGLPNLGLTISPVPSAIIGFSLSVGAYASEIIRAAIISIPKGQWEAGYSIGMNYGQTLRRIILPQAARVSVPPLSNSFIGLVKDTSLASLVLVSELFRQAQEITASNYEFLLLYTEAAAIYWVICTILSIVQGRVEVRLERYTAK from the coding sequence ATGTTTCTCCTAAATAGTATCATTGCAGATCCCGGGCGATTGGATGATCTCTTATCCATCGCCGGGAGTTCTCTTTGGCCAATGATGAAGGGAGCTATTACATATACGATTCCACTAAGTTTGATTTCATTTGTTATCGGGCTCGTACTTGCTGTTTTTACAGCCTTGGCAAGATTGTCTTCTATTAAAATATTAAATATAATTGCTCGGATCTATGTGTCTGTTATTCGTGGTACGCCGCTCCTTGTCCAGCTGTTTATCATTTTCTATGGTCTGCCGAATCTCGGACTGACGATTAGTCCTGTTCCGTCTGCAATTATTGGATTTTCGTTAAGTGTAGGTGCCTACGCTTCAGAAATCATTCGTGCTGCGATTATTTCAATTCCGAAAGGGCAATGGGAAGCCGGATATTCAATTGGCATGAACTATGGACAAACATTGAGACGTATCATTTTGCCACAGGCAGCGCGGGTATCTGTGCCACCTCTATCAAATTCGTTCATTGGACTTGTTAAGGATACATCACTGGCTTCGCTCGTTCTCGTGTCCGAACTGTTTCGTCAAGCTCAGGAGATTACTGCATCTAATTATGAATTCCTATTGCTTTATACAGAGGCCGCAGCAATCTATTGGGTGATCTGTACAATTCTATCTATTGTCCAAGGCAGAGTAGAAGTAAGGCTTGAACGCTATACTGCAAAGTAA
- a CDS encoding formamidase: MNGLGGLNKSPNGVVIGLAQLALPVTKTKEDLTKQTVKVCEMMGKAKRFAAPIDLVVFPEYMLHGLSMDTRKEIMCDVDGPEVERLRQACVENDLWGCFSIMEYNPDGNPYNTGLIIDNKGEMRLNYRKLHPWIPVEPWEPGDKGLPVCEGPNGSTLGLAICHDGMFPEVSRELAYKGADIILRTAGYTPPIRHSWRITNQTNAFCNLAYTASVAMCGSDGTNDSMGEAMIVNFEGVPTVEGSDRADEIITGEVRPDLVREARINWAVENNIYQLGHRGYVAVKGGVTDAPYTYMKDLQDGTYHLPWEDEIVHKDGQAYGFPQPREKE, from the coding sequence GTGAACGGACTCGGCGGATTGAACAAGTCTCCAAATGGAGTTGTAATTGGGTTAGCGCAACTTGCACTGCCAGTGACGAAGACAAAAGAAGATTTGACAAAGCAGACTGTGAAGGTCTGTGAGATGATGGGCAAAGCAAAACGATTCGCCGCGCCAATCGATCTTGTCGTTTTCCCTGAATATATGCTACATGGTCTTTCAATGGATACGAGAAAAGAAATTATGTGTGATGTCGATGGGCCGGAAGTAGAGCGGTTGCGTCAAGCTTGCGTCGAAAATGATTTATGGGGCTGTTTCTCCATCATGGAATACAATCCGGACGGGAACCCATACAATACGGGCCTGATCATTGATAATAAAGGAGAGATGCGTCTCAATTATCGCAAGCTCCATCCTTGGATTCCAGTAGAGCCATGGGAACCTGGGGACAAGGGACTGCCAGTTTGTGAAGGACCGAATGGCAGTACACTCGGTCTTGCAATTTGTCATGACGGCATGTTCCCTGAAGTGAGCAGAGAACTTGCGTATAAAGGAGCGGACATTATTCTCCGTACAGCCGGCTATACGCCGCCGATTCGCCATTCGTGGAGAATTACGAACCAGACGAATGCTTTCTGCAATCTTGCTTACACTGCATCAGTTGCTATGTGTGGCAGTGACGGTACGAATGATTCCATGGGTGAAGCAATGATTGTCAATTTCGAGGGTGTGCCGACTGTGGAAGGGAGCGACCGGGCAGACGAAATCATTACAGGTGAAGTTAGACCCGACCTTGTAAGGGAAGCACGGATTAACTGGGCTGTAGAAAATAATATCTATCAGCTTGGCCATAGAGGCTATGTCGCTGTGAAAGGCGGAGTAACAGATGCTCCTTATACGTATATGAAAGATTTGCAGGATGGGACGTACCATCTGCCTTGGGAAGATGAGATTGTCCATAAAGACGGACAGGCCTATGGCTTCCCGCAACCGAGAGAAAAAGAATGA
- a CDS encoding MFS transporter yields MGIHVKSARVQFWFLMGIVVIAGFSQGMLMPVVSILLEKDGVSASLNGMNTAAVYLGILLAAPFMEKILRKAGFRNGLIAGGLLVVVSLALFPVWKSFWFWFALRFVIGLGDSVLQIGAQTWITTFSPKNRRGLNVALFGLCFGLGFGIGPMMTNLLSVNEELPFLASAVFGLIALIPMFFMQNQYPMSKEDMNNGGETKHVVSVLKYAWVALLFPLGYGFLEATLNGNFPVYALQSGIRVSEVAIILPAFAIGSVILQLPLGSMSDKFGRKRMLTISLIIGITAFTMAGLLQKSTLALMICFAVAGMFVGSIYSLGVTYMVDLLPPYLLTVGNTLCSVLYSVGSLAGPIIGGASLQYIKGINFFFIIGSFLLVILVSLAMFRPREVAEDSC; encoded by the coding sequence ATGGGTATACATGTTAAGTCAGCTAGAGTACAATTTTGGTTCTTAATGGGTATTGTTGTGATTGCCGGTTTCTCTCAGGGGATGCTCATGCCGGTTGTTTCAATTTTGCTAGAAAAAGACGGGGTGTCTGCTTCATTGAATGGTATGAACACAGCGGCTGTTTATCTCGGCATTCTGCTTGCAGCACCTTTCATGGAGAAGATCTTGCGCAAAGCTGGATTTCGGAATGGCCTTATTGCAGGAGGGCTTCTTGTCGTTGTGTCACTTGCGCTGTTTCCCGTATGGAAGTCATTCTGGTTCTGGTTTGCGCTGAGATTTGTAATCGGTCTTGGTGACAGTGTGTTGCAAATTGGAGCTCAGACTTGGATTACGACATTCTCACCGAAAAATAGAAGAGGCTTGAATGTTGCACTGTTCGGCCTTTGTTTTGGGCTAGGATTTGGAATTGGGCCGATGATGACGAATTTACTTTCGGTAAATGAGGAACTGCCATTTTTAGCCTCGGCTGTTTTTGGATTAATTGCGCTTATCCCCATGTTTTTCATGCAAAATCAATACCCTATGAGCAAGGAGGATATGAATAATGGGGGAGAAACGAAGCACGTAGTTTCAGTCTTGAAATATGCTTGGGTCGCTTTACTATTCCCATTAGGTTACGGATTCCTCGAGGCGACATTAAACGGGAACTTCCCGGTCTATGCTTTGCAGTCGGGAATACGTGTAAGTGAAGTGGCTATTATATTGCCGGCATTTGCGATTGGCAGCGTCATCCTTCAGTTGCCACTAGGGTCGATGAGTGACAAATTCGGGCGCAAGCGGATGTTGACGATATCTTTGATTATTGGAATTACTGCCTTCACTATGGCAGGTCTTCTTCAAAAGTCGACGCTTGCTTTAATGATTTGTTTCGCTGTTGCTGGTATGTTCGTCGGATCGATTTATTCACTTGGTGTTACGTATATGGTCGACCTATTGCCGCCATATTTACTTACAGTTGGAAATACATTATGCAGTGTTCTTTACTCGGTCGGAAGTTTGGCTGGACCGATAATTGGCGGGGCATCACTTCAGTATATAAAAGGTATCAATTTCTTCTTTATAATCGGTTCATTCTTACTCGTCATTTTAGTCTCGCTTGCGATGTTCAGGCCGAGAGAGGTAGCGGAAGATTCATGCTGA
- the nhaC gene encoding Na+/H+ antiporter NhaC, which produces MHQDQAVLKVRPIEALIVVFILFVGIGFSIIRYEAVPHAPIALAIFALMIYGLLKRVPVKDLENGLVDGAKSGLGAIFLFFFIGMLISAWMASGTIPTFIYLAMEAVNGKFFFAVVFIVTSVIGMSIGSSLTTAATLGVAFIGVSTALGLSPAITAGAVVSGAFFGDKMSPLSDTTNLASMVAKVDLFEHIKNMMWTTVPAFIISAVLFAFLSPKQASANFEKIAVLKKTLLELGLVHWYSLIPFVVLAVLAIKKVSAIFTLSFGIFSSLIVSFFVQKDYGLNQILGLLFKGYKSNSGVKEIDSLLSRGGMESMLFSISLVLLALALGGMLFKLGILPALLEGVQRFLKKVSLLISCTAFTAIGVNFLVGEQYLSVLLPGNAFLSAFEKAGLHPKNLSRVLEDAGAVVNPLVPWSVCGVFLTSVLGVSTLDYVPFAFFCLLSPILTILFGITGFTITRIEKKM; this is translated from the coding sequence ATGCATCAGGATCAGGCTGTATTGAAAGTAAGACCGATAGAAGCTTTAATTGTAGTATTTATCTTATTTGTCGGAATCGGTTTTTCGATTATTAGATATGAGGCAGTTCCGCATGCTCCGATTGCCTTGGCCATTTTTGCGTTAATGATCTATGGTTTGCTTAAGCGTGTCCCGGTGAAAGATCTGGAAAATGGTCTCGTTGACGGGGCAAAATCGGGACTCGGTGCGATCTTCCTCTTCTTCTTTATAGGCATGCTCATTAGTGCCTGGATGGCGAGCGGAACAATTCCTACCTTCATTTACTTGGCAATGGAAGCTGTTAATGGAAAATTCTTTTTTGCGGTTGTTTTCATTGTAACGTCAGTCATTGGAATGAGTATCGGAAGCTCGCTGACGACTGCGGCTACGCTTGGGGTCGCTTTTATAGGAGTGAGTACAGCGCTTGGGCTATCACCTGCAATAACTGCCGGAGCGGTTGTATCGGGCGCATTCTTCGGAGATAAGATGTCGCCACTCTCTGATACGACGAACCTTGCCTCGATGGTCGCGAAGGTAGATCTATTTGAACATATTAAAAATATGATGTGGACGACGGTTCCGGCATTTATAATTTCGGCTGTCTTGTTCGCCTTTTTGTCCCCAAAGCAGGCATCAGCGAATTTTGAAAAGATCGCTGTGCTGAAAAAGACTTTGTTGGAGCTTGGACTTGTCCATTGGTATTCGCTCATTCCATTTGTTGTATTGGCTGTATTGGCGATCAAAAAAGTATCAGCCATTTTCACACTATCATTCGGGATTTTCTCAAGTCTGATTGTAAGCTTCTTCGTTCAGAAAGATTATGGCTTGAACCAGATTCTTGGGCTGCTGTTTAAAGGCTATAAATCGAACAGCGGAGTGAAAGAAATTGATTCTTTGCTTTCACGAGGCGGGATGGAGAGTATGCTCTTCTCGATTTCTCTCGTATTGCTTGCACTCGCCCTTGGAGGAATGCTATTCAAATTGGGAATCCTGCCTGCATTGCTTGAAGGCGTACAGCGTTTTTTAAAAAAGGTTTCCTTGTTAATCAGTTGTACAGCTTTTACAGCAATCGGTGTTAACTTCCTCGTTGGGGAACAATATCTGTCTGTATTGTTACCTGGTAATGCGTTTCTCAGTGCATTTGAAAAAGCCGGACTTCATCCTAAAAACCTGTCCCGAGTACTGGAAGATGCGGGAGCAGTCGTTAATCCGCTCGTACCTTGGAGTGTTTGTGGTGTGTTC